In one Erinaceus europaeus chromosome 3, mEriEur2.1, whole genome shotgun sequence genomic region, the following are encoded:
- the LOC103110661 gene encoding small ribosomal subunit protein eS19-like, whose product MPGVTVKDMNQQEFFRALAAFLKKSGKLKVPEWVNTVKLAKHKELAPFSENWFYTQAASTAQHLYLRGGAGVGSMTKIYGGRQRKGVMPSHFKSMARQVLQALEGLKMVEKDQDGAAN is encoded by the coding sequence ATGCCTGGAGTTACTGTAAAAGACATGAACCAACAGGAGTTCTTTCGAGCTCTGGCAGCCTTCCTCAAAAAGTCCGGGAAGCTGAAGGTCCCAGAATGGGTGAACACGGTCAAGCTGGCTAAGCATAAAGAGCTTGCTCCCTTCAGCGAGAACTGGTTCTACACACAAGCTGCTTCCACAGCACAGCACCTGTACCTTcggggtggtgctggggttggcTCCATGACCAAGATTTATGGAGGACGTCAGAGAAAAGGTGTCATGCCCAGCCACTTCAAGAGTATGGCCCGCCAAGTCCTCCAAGCCCTAGAAGGGCTgaaaatggtggaaaaggaccaagATGGGGCCGCAAACTGA